In one window of Mytilus galloprovincialis chromosome 6, xbMytGall1.hap1.1, whole genome shotgun sequence DNA:
- the LOC143080408 gene encoding uncharacterized protein LOC143080408: MMFVRIIVRIVRFIYKNMLVVLLLIALLSFCIVVKHLYKSNPTNTGMEDSTDTWLLVLCTTLVPTERRNTVYNNTMHNWRTLGSDILPVLFLSDEYKNVRDTFIRNGWQVFPIEHSTSDEMPILRHFLSVIHRKFKSKYIGYANADILFTADLKSSLNLIDKHIQVIPDENGVIFISGCRFDMENITSKDISSYDKILQIKEDAKRHPPSGQDYFITDYTYPWGGIPDVVVGKHKIDNWLLINAIENNHTAIDASSSITAVHQTVDFGSWESSKINSSSSDHLYNENLLQSAFGPIHFASGNLNCLPLYMTYSYGIKAIVLIERTVYPEYCIRQQVFRDFIEMERKNAELQRKKRERRIQIMFTKPKIKAIKPTVPVKHIHIKPKDDDGNKERVLQQLHAPNPSSRCRLCFQELMQLRDIIENVCKQNY, encoded by the coding sequence ATGATGTTTGTACGAATTATTGTGCGTATAGTTCgttttatatacaaaaacatGTTGGTAGTATTGCTGTTAATTGCTTTGCTCAGTTTTTGTATAGTAGTAAAGCATTTGTACAAATCAAATCCAACAAATACAGGAATGGAAGACAGTACAGACACGTGGTTGCTCGTCCTATGTACAACATTAGTGCCTACCGAAAGGCGAAATACCGTGTATAATAACACCATGCATAACTGGAGAACACTAGGTTCCGATATATTACCTGTGCTTTTTTTAAGTGATGAATACAAAAATGTAAGAGATACATTTATAAGAAACGGATGGCAAGTTTTCCCGATTGAGCATTCTACATCAGACGAAATGCCCATTTTACGTCATTTTTTATCAGTCATACATCGGAAATTCAAATCGAAGTACATTGGTTATGCAAATGCTGATATTCTCTTCACAGCTGACTTGAAAAGCTCTCTTAATTTGATTGACAAGCATATACAAGTTATTCCAGATGAAAACGGCGTTATATTCATATCAGGATGCCGCTTTGATAtggaaaatattacatcaaaAGATATTTCTTCGTATGACAAAATACTACAGATAAAAGAAGACGCAAAAAGACACCCGCCTTCAGGACAAGATTATTTTATAACAGATTACACATATCCGTGGGGAGGGATACCCGATGTTGTTGTGGGCAAACACAAGATTGACAACTGGTTATTAATAAATGCAATTGAAAACAATCACACTGCCATTGATGCCTCGTCTTCAATTACAGCAGTTCACCAAACTGTTGATTTTGGTTCATGGGAAAGTAGTAAAATAAATTCTAGTTCGAGTGATCATTTGTACAACGAAAACCTTTTGCAGTCAGCATTCGGTCCTATCCATTTCGCCAGTGGAAATCTCAATTGCTTGCCACTCTATATGACGTATTCTTACGGGATAAAAGCTATTGTGCTTATAGAAAGAACTGTATATCCTGAATACTGTATTCGACAACAGGTATTTAGAGATTTTATTGAAATGGAAAGAAAAAATGCAGAATTACAACGCAAAAAACGTGAAAGACGAATACAAATCATGTTTACAAAGCCTAAAATTAAGGCTATTAAACCAACAGTTCCAGTTAAACACATTCATATCAAACCAAAAGACGATGACGGAAACAAGGAACGAGTCCTACAACAATTACATGCACCTAATCCTAGTTCTAGATGTCGTCTTTGTTTTCAAGAATTAATGCAATTACGAGATATAATAGAAAATGTATGTAAGCAAAACTACTAA